In the Maribacter sp. MJ134 genome, one interval contains:
- the glmS gene encoding glutamine--fructose-6-phosphate transaminase (isomerizing), with protein sequence MCGIVGYIGHREAFPVIIKGLQRLEYRGYDSAGVALFDGNEINLVKTKGKVEDLKNKAKGISQKGSLGIGHTRWATHGVPNDVNSHPHYSNSGDLVIIHNGIIENYESIKKELTKRGYTFESDTDTEVLVNLIEEVKKTEDVKLGQAVQIALNQVVGAYAIAVFDKKKPDEIVVAKLGSPLAIGIGENEFFIASDASPFIEFTNNAVYLEDEEMAIIRLGKEIKLRKIKDDAVAYPRILELQMNLEEIEKGGYDHFMLKEIYEQPRAIKDTYRGRLLADQGLIRMAGIDQNLEKFLNANRIIIVACGTSWHAGLVAEYIFEDLARIPVEVEYASEFRYRNPVITENDVLIAISQSGETADTLAAIKLAKEKGAFVFGVCNVVGSSIARESDAGAYTHAGPEIGVASTKAFTTQITVLTLIALKLAKEKGVFSQTQYHEYLTELETIPAKVEKALESNPLIEIISNVYKDSSNCLYLGRGYNFPVALEGALKLKEISYIHAEGYPAAEMKHGPIALIDEQMPVFVIATKRGHYEKVVSNIQEIKSRKGKIIAIVTEGDEQVTELADHVIEVPETLESLTPLLTTIPLQLLSYHIAVMRECNVDQPRNLAKSVTVE encoded by the coding sequence ATGTGTGGAATTGTAGGCTATATAGGTCATAGGGAAGCTTTCCCGGTTATTATCAAAGGATTACAACGACTAGAATATCGTGGTTACGATAGTGCTGGCGTTGCCCTATTTGATGGAAACGAAATCAACCTTGTCAAGACAAAAGGAAAAGTCGAGGATTTAAAGAATAAAGCCAAGGGTATTTCTCAAAAAGGAAGCCTTGGTATAGGTCATACAAGATGGGCCACTCACGGTGTGCCTAATGACGTGAACTCTCATCCTCATTATTCAAATTCTGGTGACTTGGTTATCATACATAACGGAATCATAGAAAACTATGAGTCCATCAAAAAAGAGCTTACGAAAAGAGGCTATACTTTTGAGTCGGATACGGATACTGAGGTTCTCGTGAATTTAATAGAAGAGGTCAAGAAGACCGAAGATGTAAAACTGGGCCAGGCTGTTCAGATTGCTTTGAATCAGGTAGTGGGAGCTTATGCAATTGCTGTTTTTGACAAAAAGAAACCGGACGAGATAGTGGTAGCGAAGTTAGGGAGTCCATTAGCAATAGGAATAGGGGAAAATGAATTCTTTATAGCTTCAGATGCTTCACCTTTCATAGAATTTACAAATAACGCTGTTTACTTAGAAGATGAGGAAATGGCTATTATCCGTTTAGGGAAAGAGATAAAACTCCGCAAAATCAAGGATGATGCCGTTGCTTACCCTAGGATTTTAGAGTTACAGATGAATCTTGAAGAAATTGAAAAAGGTGGTTATGATCACTTTATGCTTAAAGAAATCTATGAACAACCTAGAGCAATTAAGGATACTTATCGTGGTAGATTACTCGCCGATCAAGGATTGATACGTATGGCCGGCATTGACCAAAACTTAGAAAAGTTCTTGAATGCCAATAGAATTATAATTGTTGCCTGCGGAACCTCTTGGCATGCTGGCTTGGTGGCGGAGTATATTTTTGAAGATTTGGCCAGAATACCTGTCGAAGTCGAATATGCCTCTGAGTTTAGATATAGAAATCCGGTTATTACGGAAAACGATGTATTAATTGCTATTTCCCAATCTGGAGAAACAGCAGATACGTTAGCAGCAATTAAATTAGCCAAGGAAAAAGGAGCCTTCGTCTTTGGCGTCTGTAATGTAGTAGGTTCCTCCATTGCAAGAGAAAGCGATGCGGGAGCTTATACACATGCAGGACCGGAAATCGGGGTGGCTTCTACCAAAGCTTTTACCACACAGATTACCGTTTTAACGCTTATCGCTTTAAAATTGGCCAAGGAGAAAGGTGTTTTTTCACAAACACAATATCACGAATACTTAACGGAATTAGAGACTATTCCTGCCAAGGTAGAAAAAGCTTTGGAATCCAATCCGTTAATCGAAATCATATCCAATGTTTATAAGGATTCAAGTAACTGTCTTTATTTAGGTAGGGGCTACAATTTCCCGGTTGCTCTGGAAGGTGCTTTAAAACTAAAAGAAATAAGCTATATCCACGCAGAAGGATATCCCGCTGCGGAGATGAAACACGGACCTATAGCGCTTATTGATGAACAAATGCCTGTTTTTGTGATAGCTACCAAGAGAGGACATTATGAAAAAGTAGTTAGCAATATTCAGGAAATAAAATCAAGAAAAGGTAAAATTATCGCTATCGTAACGGAGGGTGATGAACAAGTAACAGAGCTTGCCGACCACGTAATAGAAGTGCCAGAAACTTTAGAAAGTCTTACGCCTTTGCTTACGACGATTCCATTGCAATTACTTTCTTACCACATTGCGGTGATGAGAGAGTGTAATGTGGATCAGCCACGTAACCTAGCAAAATCTGTTACCGTAGAATAA
- a CDS encoding DUF2975 domain-containing protein, with protein MKIFGPNSLSHFLFYLSRLCIIGSVSLIAFILISLLLRNYEIVNNQFKIGLPFFPETFIRANYQSQHIITITLSMLFFAVFFYLLSTIFKTFKAPKLFTDRAIKQLNYFALLNLIAAPLLFLTIDFFIMQKQQIGNILNYLLTFLLGIFLLFIVAIFKQGYQVQNENDLTI; from the coding sequence ATGAAGATTTTTGGACCCAATTCACTCTCTCATTTTCTCTTTTATTTAAGTCGCCTATGTATCATTGGAAGTGTATCATTAATTGCCTTTATTCTAATCTCGTTACTACTTCGTAATTATGAAATCGTCAATAATCAATTTAAAATTGGCCTTCCCTTTTTTCCTGAGACTTTTATAAGGGCCAATTATCAATCTCAGCATATTATTACAATTACTTTATCAATGTTATTTTTTGCGGTATTTTTTTACCTCCTTTCTACTATTTTTAAAACTTTTAAAGCTCCAAAACTTTTCACGGATAGGGCTATCAAGCAATTAAACTATTTTGCGCTGCTAAATTTGATTGCGGCACCTCTATTGTTCTTAACCATAGATTTCTTTATCATGCAAAAACAACAGATAGGAAACATTTTAAATTACCTTTTGACCTTCCTTTTAGGAATTTTTCTACTATTTATTGTGGCTATTTTTAAACAAGGTTATCAGGTTCAAAATGAAAACGATTTAACGATATAA
- a CDS encoding G-D-S-L family lipolytic protein, with translation MKNLKYIYLLTASLLFVNCNDIEDIDLDAPEVMEPTPELTAGSADFSNYVALGNSLTAGFTDGALFQASQNLSFPNILSQKFAIVGGGSFTQPLTNDNLGGLALAGTRIQGPRLVFGGAGPVGLESVIGPVTVTTDIALNNPTGPFNNLGVPGAKSFHLLAPGYGNLANVPLGLANPFFVRMTGSTPDASVLELAVGQAPSFFSLWIGNNDVLGYATTGGDGTNPLTPVNGAPGVGFDGSYGALIATLTAGGAQGVVSNIPNVIDIPHFTTVPHNPLDPTNPDFGPQIATLNGIFGQLNQVYAFLGVPERSIEFSTTAASEVVIKDENLPDLSAQIAGVFNASTAFPLFVQSFGLPAEAAPLVAGLLGNIYGQTREATADDLLVLPSASIIGTVNTASVGALVAQGLPQALAGQFSVEGISLPLEDKWVLTPEEQAEIATATAAFNTIIEATANAAGLALVDANGLLNQLANGGITSGDFTLTSSLVTGSAFSLDGIHPTARGYALLANEFMKAIDATYGSNFEASGNLVNVGDFPTNYSPALQ, from the coding sequence ATGAAAAACTTAAAATATATTTATTTATTAACGGCATCCTTACTATTTGTCAATTGTAATGATATTGAAGATATAGATTTGGATGCTCCAGAGGTAATGGAGCCTACTCCAGAACTTACCGCAGGTTCGGCGGACTTTTCCAACTATGTGGCTTTAGGAAACTCTTTGACGGCAGGTTTTACTGATGGCGCTTTGTTTCAAGCAAGTCAAAACTTATCTTTTCCGAACATTCTTTCTCAAAAGTTTGCAATAGTCGGCGGAGGTAGTTTTACGCAACCCTTAACCAACGATAATTTAGGAGGTTTAGCATTGGCGGGGACTAGAATTCAAGGGCCCAGACTGGTTTTTGGAGGAGCAGGTCCGGTAGGGTTGGAATCTGTGATAGGTCCAGTTACGGTGACTACAGATATCGCTTTGAACAATCCAACAGGTCCTTTTAACAATTTAGGAGTGCCTGGTGCTAAAAGTTTTCATCTCCTAGCACCTGGCTACGGTAATTTAGCAAATGTTCCTTTGGGACTTGCTAATCCATTCTTTGTTCGGATGACGGGAAGTACACCAGACGCTAGTGTTCTTGAATTGGCCGTAGGCCAAGCACCAAGCTTCTTTTCACTTTGGATTGGGAATAATGATGTACTGGGTTATGCTACTACAGGTGGCGACGGGACTAACCCTTTAACGCCTGTAAACGGAGCGCCCGGTGTTGGTTTTGATGGTAGTTATGGTGCGTTGATAGCAACACTTACAGCAGGTGGGGCGCAAGGCGTTGTTTCAAATATCCCAAATGTCATCGATATTCCGCATTTTACTACGGTACCGCATAATCCGTTAGACCCTACGAATCCTGATTTCGGTCCTCAAATAGCTACGCTAAATGGTATTTTCGGACAATTAAATCAAGTTTATGCCTTTTTAGGTGTTCCAGAAAGAAGTATTGAATTTTCTACAACAGCTGCCAGTGAGGTAGTGATAAAGGATGAGAATTTACCGGATTTGTCGGCTCAGATTGCAGGAGTTTTTAATGCTAGTACTGCTTTTCCATTATTTGTACAATCCTTCGGGCTTCCTGCAGAAGCAGCACCCTTGGTTGCGGGCTTGTTAGGTAACATTTACGGACAGACAAGGGAAGCCACTGCAGATGATCTTTTGGTCTTACCAAGTGCTTCCATTATTGGTACTGTAAACACAGCTTCCGTTGGGGCACTAGTTGCCCAAGGATTACCGCAAGCATTGGCCGGCCAGTTCTCTGTTGAGGGTATTTCACTTCCTTTAGAAGATAAATGGGTGCTTACTCCAGAGGAGCAAGCAGAAATAGCAACAGCCACGGCGGCATTTAATACGATTATTGAGGCTACTGCAAACGCTGCAGGTTTGGCTTTGGTCGATGCTAATGGTTTGTTGAATCAATTGGCCAATGGAGGCATTACTAGTGGTGATTTTACGTTAACATCAAGTTTGGTTACAGGTAGCGCTTTTTCATTAGACGGAATTCATCCAACAGCAAGGGGCTATGCACTTTTGGCAAACGAATTTATGAAAGCTATAGATGCTACATACGGCTCTAACTTCGAAGCTTCGGGCAATCTTGTCAATGTTGGGGATTTTCCAACTAATTATTCGCCTGCGCTTCAGTAA
- a CDS encoding F0F1 ATP synthase subunit epsilon, which yields MYLEIVSPEATLFSGEVTSVTVPGINGEFQMLQGHAPVVSLLQKGDVKVEGNIAIEEAHENKFSTDSTGKTILSISSGTIEMKDNKVIVLAD from the coding sequence ATGTATTTAGAAATCGTATCTCCAGAAGCAACCTTATTCTCAGGTGAAGTAACATCAGTTACGGTGCCAGGTATTAACGGTGAATTTCAAATGTTACAAGGTCACGCACCAGTGGTATCGCTTTTGCAAAAAGGAGACGTTAAGGTAGAAGGAAATATTGCTATTGAAGAAGCGCACGAAAATAAATTTTCTACGGATTCTACAGGGAAAACAATTCTTTCTATTTCTAGTGGAACCATTGAAATGAAAGATAATAAAGTGATTGTACTAGCGGATTAG
- a CDS encoding helix-turn-helix domain-containing protein has protein sequence MGILVNLDKVLADRNMKSKELARAIGITEANLSILKSGKAKAVRFSTLEAICKELDCQPADILEYKP, from the coding sequence ATGGGCATCTTAGTAAATCTGGACAAAGTACTTGCTGACCGAAACATGAAGAGCAAAGAACTTGCAAGGGCTATTGGGATTACTGAGGCCAACTTGTCCATACTAAAATCTGGAAAGGCAAAAGCGGTTCGCTTTTCCACTCTAGAGGCTATTTGCAAAGAATTGGATTGTCAACCTGCGGATATTCTAGAATACAAACCATAA
- a CDS encoding TonB-dependent receptor yields MRAILFLALMLSGTVGLSQTIINGNVVDQNNEPIPGANIVIVGKAIGTTADFDGNFVLETSEVPPFQINISSIGYADAVENVTSNNQTFTVVLEETQTFLDEVVISASRTPERIFESPVTVERFGLQEIQNTASADFYGGLENLKGVDVNTNSLTFKSVNTRGFATFANTRFMQLVDGMDNSTPALNFPIGNLVGMIEPDVLSVELLPGAASALYGANAFNGILFMRSKSPFDYQGISASVKQGVTSQEAAGTNSYTDVGIRAAHKFSDKFAVKWNFGFLDGTDWAATSEVDKFNPGATRADLNYDGINVYGDEVSTDIKDVAVTLEGLGVLPAGANALVPSVEVSRTGYNERDLTNYTARSIKSDWGLYYRPIEGKSLELSYVGKIGTGNTIYQGTNRYNIARFFQEQHKLEIRNDNFFVRGYVVADKAGDSYDMVFTGININRAWKDDNTWFGEYTGTYVQATLGGATNEQAHAAARAQAETGRFLPGTPEFQAAFNRSINDPDLSTGSKFQDASKYYHADANYNFSHLIDFAEIQIGGSYRQYSLNSSGTIYTDFDGPIDYSEFGVYTQIQKKIELEGEKSLKLTGSVRYDKSEFFDGFFSPRVSAGFTLNRDHNIRASIQTGFRNPTTQDLFIGLNAGRAILIGAAPDNLDRFSRPYEVSGGGQLLGQPAQITQTGRAAYENSYSAESVLRLSETGNPADLEIANPDLVQPEQVTSFEIGYRGKVDKLVIDFSTYYNSYKDFLSPENVIAPYYGTVGDGSLSVAAIANGDFQTYQAYTNSDVDINSYGASLGLTAKVLGNFDLSGSYTFTKLDFDRELNPDFQVQFNTPEHQFKASFGNTELFKNFGFNVNYRFSDDYFWEATFGNGVIPEFHVVDAQINYAVPSIKSTFKIGGNNLLGDEYFTAFGTGFIGSMYYLSWTINN; encoded by the coding sequence ATGAGAGCAATACTATTTTTAGCATTGATGCTGTCTGGAACCGTAGGGTTGTCCCAAACAATAATCAATGGAAATGTTGTTGATCAGAACAATGAACCTATTCCTGGTGCAAATATTGTCATCGTAGGAAAAGCAATCGGTACTACCGCTGATTTTGACGGTAATTTTGTTTTGGAAACATCAGAAGTCCCCCCCTTTCAAATTAATATTTCTAGTATTGGGTATGCGGACGCAGTAGAGAACGTTACTTCTAACAACCAAACCTTTACGGTGGTATTGGAAGAAACACAGACCTTTTTGGATGAAGTGGTGATATCCGCTTCCAGGACTCCGGAACGTATTTTTGAATCTCCGGTTACCGTAGAGCGTTTTGGATTACAAGAAATTCAAAACACTGCATCTGCCGATTTTTATGGAGGATTAGAAAATCTAAAAGGCGTAGACGTTAACACGAACAGTTTAACCTTTAAGTCGGTAAACACCAGAGGTTTTGCCACTTTTGCCAATACTCGTTTTATGCAATTGGTGGACGGGATGGACAACTCCACGCCGGCTTTGAATTTCCCTATTGGGAATTTGGTAGGTATGATAGAGCCAGACGTGCTTAGTGTGGAATTACTACCAGGTGCAGCTTCTGCACTTTATGGTGCAAATGCTTTTAATGGAATTCTCTTTATGCGTAGTAAGAGTCCTTTTGATTATCAAGGCATAAGTGCTTCCGTAAAACAAGGGGTCACTTCACAAGAGGCTGCGGGAACCAATTCCTACACGGATGTTGGTATAAGGGCCGCGCACAAATTCAGTGATAAATTTGCGGTGAAATGGAACTTTGGATTCTTAGATGGTACTGATTGGGCCGCTACGAGCGAAGTTGATAAGTTTAATCCCGGAGCTACAAGGGCAGATTTAAATTATGACGGAATCAATGTTTATGGTGATGAAGTTTCAACAGATATTAAGGATGTAGCCGTTACTTTAGAAGGTTTAGGGGTCTTACCCGCTGGTGCCAATGCATTGGTTCCCTCTGTTGAAGTAAGTAGAACAGGCTACAACGAAAGAGACCTTACTAACTATACGGCACGAAGTATTAAATCTGACTGGGGTCTTTATTATAGACCAATAGAAGGTAAAAGTCTTGAACTTTCCTATGTAGGGAAAATAGGAACGGGGAACACGATTTATCAAGGCACGAACAGATATAATATCGCGAGGTTCTTCCAAGAACAGCATAAGCTGGAGATTAGAAACGATAATTTCTTTGTTAGAGGTTATGTAGTGGCGGATAAGGCCGGTGATTCTTACGATATGGTATTTACGGGTATTAATATTAATAGAGCTTGGAAAGACGATAACACTTGGTTTGGCGAGTACACTGGCACCTATGTGCAGGCTACACTAGGAGGAGCTACAAACGAACAAGCACATGCAGCGGCACGGGCACAGGCAGAAACGGGAAGATTTTTACCAGGAACACCAGAGTTTCAGGCGGCTTTTAATCGTAGTATAAATGATCCGGATTTATCAACGGGTTCTAAGTTCCAAGATGCCTCTAAGTACTATCACGCAGATGCCAATTATAATTTCAGTCATTTGATAGATTTTGCTGAGATTCAGATAGGGGGGTCTTACAGACAGTATAGTCTAAATTCGTCAGGAACCATTTATACTGATTTTGATGGACCGATAGACTATTCAGAATTTGGGGTGTACACACAAATTCAAAAGAAGATTGAATTAGAAGGAGAAAAAAGTTTGAAACTAACTGGTTCCGTACGTTATGATAAGTCAGAATTTTTTGATGGCTTCTTTTCTCCAAGAGTCTCTGCAGGTTTCACCCTGAATAGAGATCATAACATCAGAGCTTCTATACAAACAGGTTTCAGAAACCCTACCACTCAAGATTTGTTTATCGGCTTAAATGCGGGTAGGGCCATATTGATCGGAGCGGCACCTGATAACCTAGATCGTTTTTCTAGACCTTACGAAGTTAGTGGTGGAGGTCAATTATTAGGTCAGCCTGCGCAGATTACGCAGACCGGTAGAGCGGCTTATGAGAATTCTTACTCTGCCGAATCTGTACTTCGTTTGTCCGAAACCGGCAATCCAGCGGATTTGGAAATCGCAAATCCTGATTTGGTGCAGCCAGAACAGGTAACATCTTTTGAGATAGGTTACCGTGGTAAGGTTGATAAATTGGTCATCGATTTCAGTACATATTACAATAGCTATAAAGATTTTCTTTCTCCGGAGAACGTGATTGCTCCCTATTATGGTACTGTTGGTGATGGCTCTTTGTCCGTTGCTGCGATTGCTAATGGAGATTTTCAGACCTATCAGGCTTACACGAATTCTGATGTGGACATCAATTCCTACGGAGCTTCATTAGGGCTTACTGCTAAAGTGCTTGGTAATTTTGACTTAAGCGGTAGTTATACCTTTACTAAACTAGATTTTGATAGAGAGCTAAATCCTGATTTTCAGGTGCAGTTCAATACACCGGAGCATCAGTTCAAAGCCTCATTTGGTAATACAGAGTTATTCAAAAATTTCGGATTCAATGTTAATTACAGGTTTAGCGATGATTATTTCTGGGAGGCTACTTTTGGCAACGGAGTAATACCTGAGTTCCATGTAGTTGATGCACAGATAAATTATGCTGTGCCTAGTATTAAGTCCACTTTTAAAATAGGTGGTAATAACTTGTTAGGCGATGAATATTTTACTGCTTTTGGAACAGGGTTTATAGGTTCTATGTATTACCTATCATGGACTATCAACAACTAA
- a CDS encoding M61 family metallopeptidase encodes MKISHLTCLLLFIAYASSGQTNAYKISFDNAVHHEAEIAGYFPNIAADTLAIRMSRTSPGRYALHEFAKNVYNFKATDGSGKKLKITRPDPYQWLVSGHNGEVHISYTLFANRGDGTYSQIDETHAHLNIPATFMYAPSLSEREIEITFLPREDLNWKIATQLPLLEKTTYTAPNLQYFMDSPTEISDYSLREFTVDNQTIQFALHHNGTKEELDTYFEKVKKVVLAEKEVFGELPIFDYGTYVFLACYIPNASGDGMEHRNSTILTSTRSLAEGGMERNIGTVSHEFFHAWNVERIRPKSLEPFDFEKANMSGALWFAEGFTSYYTNLMLCRAELISQESYVERLSGTFNYVWNSPARKFFNPIEMSFQAPFVDAATSVDPVNRENTFISYYSYGSILGLALDLTLREHNLNLDDYMKLVWKTYGKNQKPYTISDLHDSLNTYAGAAFGDNFFNRFIYKSEMPDYKVLLEANGILLKRNANNPYFGVAAAINDDLNGVINSNPRIGSPAYKAGLDKGDVILRINEQAFPNGESFDKYIAKLNVGDVLNVEFERFGIKKNRQVTLQPDPTYVITLMEKESLEPNKETLQKRTAWLKN; translated from the coding sequence ATGAAAATTTCACATCTTACATGTTTGCTTTTATTTATTGCTTACGCCTCTAGTGGACAGACAAATGCCTATAAAATTTCATTTGACAACGCCGTTCACCACGAAGCTGAAATAGCTGGGTATTTTCCAAATATTGCTGCGGACACCTTAGCCATTAGAATGAGTAGAACTAGCCCAGGACGTTATGCGCTTCATGAATTTGCTAAAAACGTTTACAACTTCAAAGCAACGGATGGGTCAGGTAAAAAACTAAAAATTACCAGACCGGACCCCTATCAATGGCTAGTAAGCGGGCATAATGGTGAGGTCCATATTTCATATACCTTATTCGCAAACCGCGGAGATGGCACCTATTCTCAAATAGATGAAACACATGCGCATTTAAATATTCCTGCTACGTTTATGTATGCACCGTCTTTGAGCGAAAGAGAAATAGAAATCACCTTTCTCCCGAGGGAAGACCTCAACTGGAAAATTGCCACACAATTACCACTTTTGGAGAAAACTACTTACACCGCTCCCAACCTACAGTACTTCATGGATAGCCCTACAGAAATTAGTGACTATAGTCTAAGGGAGTTTACGGTCGATAATCAAACCATACAGTTTGCACTACATCATAACGGCACTAAGGAGGAATTGGACACCTATTTTGAAAAGGTAAAGAAAGTGGTGCTAGCGGAAAAGGAGGTGTTCGGGGAGCTTCCGATATTTGATTATGGTACATACGTATTCTTAGCTTGCTACATCCCTAATGCTTCCGGAGACGGCATGGAACATAGAAATTCTACCATTTTAACAAGCACCAGAAGTTTGGCAGAAGGAGGTATGGAGCGTAACATCGGAACGGTATCACATGAGTTTTTTCATGCTTGGAACGTGGAGCGAATACGACCTAAATCCTTAGAACCCTTTGATTTTGAAAAGGCCAACATGAGCGGTGCCTTATGGTTTGCCGAAGGTTTCACCAGCTACTACACGAATCTTATGCTTTGCCGAGCCGAACTCATATCGCAGGAAAGTTATGTAGAGAGACTTTCAGGCACGTTCAATTATGTATGGAACTCTCCTGCTCGAAAATTCTTTAATCCTATTGAAATGAGCTTTCAGGCGCCTTTTGTGGATGCTGCCACCTCGGTAGACCCCGTAAACCGCGAAAACACCTTTATCTCTTACTACTCGTATGGAAGTATACTAGGATTGGCGTTAGATTTAACCTTAAGAGAGCACAACTTAAATCTGGATGACTATATGAAATTAGTTTGGAAAACTTATGGCAAAAACCAGAAACCATACACAATTAGCGATTTGCACGATAGTTTAAATACGTACGCCGGTGCGGCTTTCGGAGATAATTTTTTCAACAGGTTTATCTATAAAAGCGAAATGCCCGACTATAAGGTATTACTTGAAGCAAACGGTATTCTTTTAAAACGAAATGCCAATAACCCTTATTTTGGAGTAGCTGCGGCAATAAATGACGACTTAAACGGAGTTATTAATAGTAATCCTAGAATTGGTAGCCCAGCCTACAAAGCTGGTTTAGACAAAGGCGACGTTATTTTGCGCATTAATGAACAAGCATTTCCAAATGGAGAATCCTTTGATAAATACATTGCCAAATTAAATGTGGGGGATGTATTGAATGTCGAATTCGAACGTTTTGGAATTAAGAAAAATAGACAGGTTACATTGCAGCCTGATCCTACTTATGTAATTACCTTAATGGAGAAAGAAAGTCTTGAACCAAACAAGGAAACATTACAAAAAAGAACGGCATGGTTAAAGAATTAA
- the atpD gene encoding F0F1 ATP synthase subunit beta, with protein sequence MSKVTGKVSQIIGPVVDVEFQSGADLPKIYDSLEITNKDKSKLVLEVQSHVGENTVRTISMDSTDGLSRGTDVVATGAAIQMPIGDDVYGRLFNVIGDAIDGLGDLPKAGKDGLPIHREAPKFEDLTTTTEVLFTGIKVIDLIEPYAKGGKIGLFGGAGVGKTVLIQELINNIAKGHGGLSVFAGVGERTREGNDLLREMLESGIIKYGDDFLHSMEEGGWDLSKVDKTAMKESKATFVFGQMNEPPGARARVALSGLTIAEYFRDGAGEGQGKDVLFFVDNIFRFTQAGSEVSALLGRMPSAVGYQPTLATEMGAMQERITSTKRGSITSVQAVYVPADDLTDPAPATTFAHLDATTVLSRKIAELGIYPAVDPLDSTSRILTAEILGNDHYACAQRVKELLQRYKELQDIIAILGMEELSEEDKLAVGRARRVQRFLSQPFHVAEQFTGLKGVLVDIKDTIKGFNMIMDGELDHLPESAFNLKGTIEEAIEAGEKMLAEA encoded by the coding sequence ATGTCAAAAGTTACAGGTAAAGTTTCACAAATCATTGGCCCAGTGGTTGATGTAGAGTTTCAATCAGGCGCAGACCTTCCTAAAATCTATGATTCTTTAGAGATCACGAATAAGGATAAGTCTAAATTGGTGTTAGAAGTACAATCTCACGTAGGAGAGAATACGGTTAGGACAATTTCAATGGATTCTACTGATGGACTAAGCAGAGGTACTGATGTAGTTGCTACTGGAGCCGCTATACAGATGCCTATTGGAGATGATGTTTATGGACGTTTGTTTAATGTAATTGGAGATGCTATTGATGGTTTAGGTGATTTACCTAAAGCGGGTAAAGATGGTTTGCCAATTCACCGAGAAGCTCCAAAATTTGAAGACCTTACCACTACTACTGAAGTTTTGTTCACAGGTATTAAAGTAATCGATTTGATTGAGCCTTACGCTAAAGGGGGTAAAATTGGTTTGTTTGGAGGTGCAGGTGTTGGTAAAACAGTATTGATTCAGGAATTGATAAACAACATTGCAAAAGGTCACGGTGGTCTTTCTGTGTTTGCAGGTGTAGGTGAAAGAACTCGTGAAGGAAACGATTTACTTCGTGAGATGTTAGAGTCCGGTATTATTAAGTACGGAGATGATTTCTTGCACTCTATGGAAGAAGGCGGCTGGGACTTATCCAAAGTGGATAAGACAGCGATGAAAGAATCAAAGGCGACTTTCGTTTTTGGTCAAATGAACGAGCCACCTGGAGCACGTGCACGTGTTGCGCTTTCAGGTTTGACCATAGCGGAGTATTTCCGTGATGGTGCTGGTGAAGGTCAAGGTAAAGACGTTTTATTCTTCGTTGATAATATATTCCGTTTTACACAAGCGGGTTCAGAGGTATCGGCACTTTTAGGTCGTATGCCTTCTGCGGTAGGTTACCAACCAACCTTGGCAACGGAAATGGGTGCAATGCAAGAGCGTATCACATCAACTAAAAGAGGTTCTATTACATCTGTACAGGCGGTTTATGTTCCTGCGGATGATTTAACGGATCCAGCTCCGGCAACAACATTTGCTCACTTGGATGCAACTACGGTATTATCTCGTAAGATTGCGGAATTAGGAATTTACCCTGCCGTGGACCCACTGGATTCTACTTCTAGAATTTTAACGGCAGAAATTTTAGGAAACGACCATTATGCTTGTGCACAACGAGTAAAAGAGTTGTTACAACGTTATAAAGAATTACAGGATATTATTGCCATCCTAGGTATGGAGGAGTTATCCGAAGAAGATAAATTGGCCGTAGGTAGAGCAAGACGTGTACAGCGTTTCTTGTCACAACCTTTCCATGTGGCTGAGCAGTTTACCGGGCTTAAAGGTGTGTTGGTAGACATTAAAGATACTATCAAAGGATTTAATATGATTATGGATGGTGAATTAGACCACTTGCCAGAATCTGCTTTTAACCTTAAAGGAACTATTGAAGAGGCTATAGAAGCTGGTGAAAAAATGCTCGCTGAAGCTTAA